A single genomic interval of Nerophis ophidion isolate RoL-2023_Sa linkage group LG11, RoL_Noph_v1.0, whole genome shotgun sequence harbors:
- the dhdds gene encoding dehydrodolichyl diphosphate synthase complex subunit DHDDS isoform X1, which yields MSWIQEGELNLLERISANILKAGPMPKHVAFIMDGNRRFARKKNMERQEGHTQGFNKLAETLRWCKQLNIREVTVYAFSIENFKRPKDEVDGLMNLARQKFEKLLDEREKLEKHGVCIRVLGDLNLLPPDLQQVIAKAVLSTRAHNKCFLNVCFAYTSRYEITNAVREMAWGVEQGLIKASDVSEALLSECLYSNSSPNPDLLIRTSGEVRLSDFLLWQTSHSCLVFQSVLWPEYSFWNLCEAILQYQVNHQSIQSARDLHREHQALQQLESDRACVAEHLHRHGNGKPADGHRRQEALSRYTARRQERVQVFIKVLKEKRDSFFTDLEAVPPC from the exons ATGTCGTGGATACAAGAGGGCGAGCTCAACCTGCTCGAAAGGATTTCTGCCAACATTCTCAAG GCAGGGCCCATGCCCAAACATGTGGCTTTCATCATGGACGGCAACCGTCGCTTTGCGCGCAAGAAAAACATGGAACGGCAGGAAGGACACACGCAGGGCTTCAACAAGTTGGCAGAG ACTCTTCGCTGGTGCAAGCAATTGAACATCCGAGAGGTGACCGTCTACGCTTTCAGCATCGAGAACTTCAAGCGCCCCAAAGATGAAGTGGACGGGCTGATGAACTTGGCCAGGCAGAAGTTTGAGAAACTTTTGGACGAGCG GGAGAAGCTGGAGAAGCACGGCGTTTGCATCCGGGTGCTGGGCGACTTGAACCTGCTGCCGCCGGACCTCCAGCAGGTCATCGCCAAAGCCGTGCTCTCGACCAGAGCTCACAATAA gtGTTTCTTGAACGTGTGTTTTGCCTACACGTCGCGGTATGAAATAACCAATGCGGTGAGAGAGATGGCGTGGGGGGTGGAGCAAGGACTGATTAAAGCCAG CGACGTGTCCGAGGCGCTGCTGAGCGAGTGTCTGTACAGCAACAGTTCTCCCAATCCCGACCTTCTCATACGAACGTCAGGCGAGGTGCGCCTCAGTGACTTCCTCCTTTGGCAG ACGTCCCACTCGTGTTTAGTGTTCCAGTCGGTGCTGTGGCCCGAGTATTCCTTCTGGAACTTATGTGAAGCCATCCTGCAGTATCAAGTCAACCACCAGTCCATCCAG AGCGCACGAGACCTCCACCGAGAGCACCAGGCCCTCCAGCAGCTGGAGTCGGACCGCGCCTGTGTCGCCGAGCACCTGCATCGTCACGGCAACGGGAAGCCCGCAGACGGCCACCGGAGGCAGGAAGCGTTGTCGCGCTACACCGCCCGCCGCCAAGAGCGAGTGCAAGTCTTCATCAAGGTGCTCAAGGAGAAGAGAGACTCTTTCTTTACCGACTTAGAAGCTGTGCCTCCATGTTGA
- the dhdds gene encoding dehydrodolichyl diphosphate synthase complex subunit DHDDS isoform X3, whose product MSWIQEGELNLLERISANILKAGPMPKHVAFIMDGNRRFARKKNMERQEGHTQGFNKLAETLRWCKQLNIREVTVYAFSIENFKRPKDEVDGLMNLARQKFEKLLDEREKLEKHGVCIRVLGDLNLLPPDLQQVIAKAVLSTRAHNKCFLNVCFAYTSRYEITNAVREMAWGVEQGLIKASDVSEALLSECLYSNSSPNPDLLIRTSGEVRLSDFLLWQTSHSCLVFQSVLWPEYSFWNLCEAILQYQVNHQSIQRTPHPQFPNII is encoded by the exons ATGTCGTGGATACAAGAGGGCGAGCTCAACCTGCTCGAAAGGATTTCTGCCAACATTCTCAAG GCAGGGCCCATGCCCAAACATGTGGCTTTCATCATGGACGGCAACCGTCGCTTTGCGCGCAAGAAAAACATGGAACGGCAGGAAGGACACACGCAGGGCTTCAACAAGTTGGCAGAG ACTCTTCGCTGGTGCAAGCAATTGAACATCCGAGAGGTGACCGTCTACGCTTTCAGCATCGAGAACTTCAAGCGCCCCAAAGATGAAGTGGACGGGCTGATGAACTTGGCCAGGCAGAAGTTTGAGAAACTTTTGGACGAGCG GGAGAAGCTGGAGAAGCACGGCGTTTGCATCCGGGTGCTGGGCGACTTGAACCTGCTGCCGCCGGACCTCCAGCAGGTCATCGCCAAAGCCGTGCTCTCGACCAGAGCTCACAATAA gtGTTTCTTGAACGTGTGTTTTGCCTACACGTCGCGGTATGAAATAACCAATGCGGTGAGAGAGATGGCGTGGGGGGTGGAGCAAGGACTGATTAAAGCCAG CGACGTGTCCGAGGCGCTGCTGAGCGAGTGTCTGTACAGCAACAGTTCTCCCAATCCCGACCTTCTCATACGAACGTCAGGCGAGGTGCGCCTCAGTGACTTCCTCCTTTGGCAG ACGTCCCACTCGTGTTTAGTGTTCCAGTCGGTGCTGTGGCCCGAGTATTCCTTCTGGAACTTATGTGAAGCCATCCTGCAGTATCAAGTCAACCACCAGTCCATCCAG
- the dhdds gene encoding dehydrodolichyl diphosphate synthase complex subunit DHDDS isoform X2, with translation MSWIQEGELNLLERISANILKAGPMPKHVAFIMDGNRRFARKKNMERQEGHTQGFNKLAETLRWCKQLNIREVTVYAFSIENFKRPKDEVDGLMNLARQKFEKLLDEREKLEKHGVCIRVLGDLNLLPPDLQQVIAKAVLSTRAHNKCFLNVCFAYTSRYEITNAVREMAWGVEQGLIKASDVSEALLSECLYSNSSPNPDLLIRTSGEVRLSDFLLWQTSHSCLVFQSVLWPEYSFWNLCEAILQYQVNHQSIQYRLRGSTVRNIIAYVQ, from the exons ATGTCGTGGATACAAGAGGGCGAGCTCAACCTGCTCGAAAGGATTTCTGCCAACATTCTCAAG GCAGGGCCCATGCCCAAACATGTGGCTTTCATCATGGACGGCAACCGTCGCTTTGCGCGCAAGAAAAACATGGAACGGCAGGAAGGACACACGCAGGGCTTCAACAAGTTGGCAGAG ACTCTTCGCTGGTGCAAGCAATTGAACATCCGAGAGGTGACCGTCTACGCTTTCAGCATCGAGAACTTCAAGCGCCCCAAAGATGAAGTGGACGGGCTGATGAACTTGGCCAGGCAGAAGTTTGAGAAACTTTTGGACGAGCG GGAGAAGCTGGAGAAGCACGGCGTTTGCATCCGGGTGCTGGGCGACTTGAACCTGCTGCCGCCGGACCTCCAGCAGGTCATCGCCAAAGCCGTGCTCTCGACCAGAGCTCACAATAA gtGTTTCTTGAACGTGTGTTTTGCCTACACGTCGCGGTATGAAATAACCAATGCGGTGAGAGAGATGGCGTGGGGGGTGGAGCAAGGACTGATTAAAGCCAG CGACGTGTCCGAGGCGCTGCTGAGCGAGTGTCTGTACAGCAACAGTTCTCCCAATCCCGACCTTCTCATACGAACGTCAGGCGAGGTGCGCCTCAGTGACTTCCTCCTTTGGCAG ACGTCCCACTCGTGTTTAGTGTTCCAGTCGGTGCTGTGGCCCGAGTATTCCTTCTGGAACTTATGTGAAGCCATCCTGCAGTATCAAGTCAACCACCAGTCCATCCAG